The Pseudoalteromonas xiamenensis genome includes a window with the following:
- a CDS encoding alpha/beta hydrolase, with product MMNLANKKKIAKTVKIFLLVTMSYLFICLALIYWPSQKQTVVLPDYNASDRHLGYDHLASKQNKDNTTTEFIKTESNEKLFIRKFLSDAKVSIVLLHGIAANSIDMYQTALKLRHATGAQIITPDLRGHGLSDGKMFSVDYVGQYEDDIEKLLLHLKSTEPEHKIILAGHSMGGGVALRYAIKHSSLIPDGYLLLAPNFGEGPTQKKTENSNDNNFVNFNVKRFIGIIMLNSIGIHILDDETVLTFNFPPKRKSYTYAAVMSAQPVRPQTSDVALAAIKSPLLVLIGSKDEVFNAPQYPDFVSTYSSGESYLIDGANHNGVLAKDQTYIEIKKWFKKFYSE from the coding sequence ATGATGAATTTAGCAAATAAAAAAAAGATAGCGAAAACGGTCAAAATTTTCTTATTAGTGACAATGTCTTATTTGTTTATCTGTCTGGCTTTAATCTACTGGCCTAGTCAAAAGCAAACAGTAGTATTGCCAGATTATAATGCGTCAGATAGACACCTAGGCTATGATCATCTAGCTAGTAAACAGAACAAAGACAATACAACCACTGAGTTCATTAAAACAGAATCAAACGAAAAGCTTTTCATCCGTAAGTTTTTGTCTGACGCTAAGGTTTCCATAGTTCTTTTGCATGGTATCGCAGCTAATAGTATCGATATGTACCAAACTGCACTAAAACTAAGACATGCAACTGGTGCCCAGATAATAACTCCCGATTTGCGTGGACACGGTTTATCAGATGGCAAAATGTTTTCAGTTGATTATGTTGGTCAGTATGAAGATGATATTGAAAAGCTTTTACTTCATCTGAAAAGCACCGAGCCAGAGCATAAAATCATTTTGGCTGGTCACTCTATGGGTGGAGGTGTTGCATTGCGTTACGCCATTAAACACAGTTCATTGATCCCTGATGGCTACCTGTTACTAGCACCAAATTTTGGCGAAGGCCCAACGCAGAAAAAAACTGAAAACAGTAACGATAATAATTTTGTTAATTTCAACGTAAAGCGATTTATCGGTATTATAATGCTAAATAGTATTGGTATTCATATTCTAGATGATGAGACGGTACTTACCTTTAACTTCCCGCCGAAACGAAAAAGTTATACTTACGCAGCGGTAATGTCTGCACAGCCAGTAAGACCACAAACCAGTGATGTTGCACTTGCGGCAATAAAGTCACCTTTACTTGTGTTAATTGGCAGTAAAGATGAAGTTTTTAACGCCCCTCAATACCCTGATTTTGTTAGCACTTACAGCTCTGGAGAATCTTATTTAATTGATGGTGCTAACCACAATGGTGTTCTTGCGAAAGATCAAACCTATATCGAAATAAAAAAGTGGTTTAAGAAATTTTATTCAGAATAG
- a CDS encoding alpha/beta fold hydrolase: protein MKYFWYVLLGGVLMLSAHAQAGTTVIFEAGFGSKAEVWQPVVQLLPKDIKVINYTRPNLLEKDAAPTSIEQDVRHLLSLVKNAALSNNVILVGHSYGGLLATEVAYQASDIIDALVLVDPTTRAHRHRFNQLNADKVKADDLLLAKYMPAHLLKHYSNLTKELESSSDVIYPIPPQLKTVLLSSTQVHKSPMVIEETQEGKKLWLSLHNELFSQVLDGEHIRMSDVGHNIQSDRPELIAAIIQKLVTELD, encoded by the coding sequence ATGAAATACTTTTGGTATGTGTTGTTGGGTGGAGTATTAATGTTAAGCGCTCATGCGCAGGCGGGTACCACCGTGATATTTGAAGCTGGCTTTGGAAGTAAAGCAGAGGTGTGGCAGCCTGTTGTTCAGCTATTACCCAAAGATATTAAAGTTATTAACTACACGCGACCTAACTTGCTAGAAAAAGATGCAGCTCCCACATCGATTGAACAAGATGTTCGTCATTTACTTTCACTAGTAAAAAATGCGGCATTGTCCAATAACGTTATTCTTGTCGGGCACTCATATGGTGGTTTGCTAGCAACTGAAGTTGCTTATCAGGCTTCTGATATAATAGATGCTCTTGTTTTAGTCGACCCAACAACCCGTGCTCATCGCCACCGTTTTAATCAACTTAACGCTGACAAAGTAAAGGCAGATGATCTATTGCTTGCCAAATATATGCCGGCACATCTGCTTAAGCATTATAGTAACTTAACTAAAGAGCTAGAAAGTAGCTCTGATGTAATTTATCCAATCCCTCCTCAACTTAAAACAGTGCTACTTTCATCAACACAGGTGCACAAGAGTCCGATGGTAATTGAAGAGACTCAAGAAGGAAAAAAGCTTTGGCTTAGCTTGCATAATGAGCTTTTTAGTCAGGTACTGGATGGTGAACACATACGTATGTCTGACGTTGGCCACAACATTCAGAGTGATCGGCCAGAGTTGATTGCTGCGATTATCCAAAAACTTGTTACAGAACTAGACTAG
- a CDS encoding NUDIX domain-containing protein, translating into MKYCPKCKAPITEQPIEGLKRQACSNHLCDFVFWNNPLPVVAVLIEYQEHILLARNQQWPAAMFSLITGFIECREDPLTAAVRETQEELGLKLELPSLIGIYNWPQMNQLIIAYSGKAEGELYLSAEIAEVKLIEPAKLRSWDFGVGPAVRDYLKASQATS; encoded by the coding sequence ATGAAATACTGCCCAAAGTGCAAAGCACCAATAACAGAACAACCCATCGAGGGTTTAAAGCGTCAGGCATGCTCAAACCACCTATGCGATTTTGTATTCTGGAATAATCCATTGCCGGTGGTAGCGGTACTGATAGAATATCAAGAGCATATCTTACTGGCCCGCAATCAGCAGTGGCCTGCAGCAATGTTTTCATTGATTACTGGTTTTATTGAGTGTCGAGAAGACCCCTTGACAGCCGCTGTAAGGGAAACACAGGAAGAACTAGGATTAAAGCTGGAATTGCCCTCTCTAATCGGTATATACAACTGGCCTCAAATGAACCAGCTGATTATTGCTTATTCTGGCAAGGCTGAGGGGGAATTGTATTTATCCGCAGAAATTGCGGAGGTGAAACTTATTGAGCCAGCAAAATTACGTAGCTGGGATTTTGGTGTTGGTCCGGCAGTCAGGGATTATCTAAAAGCTAGTCAAGCGACAAGCTAA
- a CDS encoding AAA family ATPase, which produces MENTLKQVTDAMDTLIRTAISEGIAPNERKVMRRYNTSQACQMLGKSTTTLYKCEEKGVIDKPAVDDKGRRVGYSLDDIAKLRDYFGTKPTFTPKSFQGRMGITVALYNFKGGVGKSTTAVCMAQHLAILGHKVLLIDMDSQASATAMFGYMPDIDIDADDTVLPYTLYNEQASLKYAVRETHIANLYLIPANQQLSSSEFEALPQVSGGTREEALNYFHKLQSGINTIKDQFDFVIVDAPPSLGIVGIQTLLSVDNIIIPCPARMLDFVSTRQFLETATEYVKKISDNKTFNSVKVMVSMFNQQNTKMKSFVDIMEPRAWRTHVRKQDAYE; this is translated from the coding sequence TTGGAAAATACGCTCAAACAAGTTACCGATGCAATGGATACTCTTATCCGAACTGCAATAAGTGAAGGTATAGCTCCAAATGAGCGCAAAGTAATGCGCCGCTACAATACTTCTCAAGCTTGTCAAATGCTTGGCAAGAGTACGACAACGCTTTATAAATGCGAAGAAAAAGGTGTAATTGATAAGCCAGCGGTGGATGATAAGGGCAGAAGAGTTGGCTATTCGCTTGATGACATCGCAAAGCTACGCGATTATTTCGGAACCAAACCTACCTTCACACCAAAATCATTTCAAGGCCGAATGGGTATTACCGTTGCTTTGTACAACTTCAAAGGTGGTGTAGGTAAATCAACAACCGCCGTATGTATGGCTCAACACTTGGCGATTCTCGGCCATAAGGTACTTTTAATTGACATGGACAGCCAAGCTTCTGCAACTGCCATGTTTGGTTACATGCCTGATATTGATATTGATGCGGACGATACCGTACTTCCATACACGTTGTATAACGAACAAGCCAGCTTAAAATACGCTGTTCGTGAAACACATATTGCTAACTTGTATCTCATTCCTGCTAATCAGCAATTATCAAGTTCTGAATTTGAAGCTTTACCACAAGTGTCAGGTGGTACCCGTGAAGAAGCACTGAATTATTTTCATAAGCTCCAATCGGGTATAAACACTATTAAGGACCAGTTTGACTTTGTAATCGTTGATGCTCCGCCAAGCCTTGGTATCGTTGGTATTCAAACACTATTGTCAGTCGATAACATTATCATCCCCTGCCCTGCCAGAATGCTAGACTTTGTTTCGACCAGGCAATTTTTGGAAACAGCCACAGAGTACGTCAAGAAAATCTCGGACAATAAAACATTCAACAGCGTCAAAGTTATGGTCAGTATGTTCAACCAACAGAATACGAAAATGAAAAGCTTTGTTGATATTATGGAGCCTCGTGCTTGGCGAACACATGTACGAAAACAAGATGCTTATGAGTGA
- a CDS encoding ParB/RepB/Spo0J family partition protein, with the protein MVKRNNNASSLLDRLKANSVEPAKPAHETSAEKRVVNPVVGLAIGERKVPALSEQVAILQLTHDQVRFFKYHDRHSASLNTDDFQKLKESIKENGQHTPGFVRKTKDTTEDGRVVYELVSGRMRFEATRELNVFKAFLLKLDDTQAVELMLSENAERRNITPFERYMSIVPILKDGIMKQVDLAAKIEWDKGNLSKAAKSIDFYLDLNLERFVDDPHKVKLNTFLSLHQLYVSQPEITAVAIDDIADAKPNLKNGTFFQAVTKAVKKVLEPKLEKSQDRHVVTLSGCDATIENKNGQFSISFSGVPSFDDLTQLAQSLRDSDSLKQNT; encoded by the coding sequence ATGGTAAAGCGTAACAACAATGCATCGAGCCTTTTAGACAGGTTAAAAGCTAATTCTGTTGAGCCAGCCAAGCCAGCACATGAAACCTCGGCTGAAAAAAGAGTCGTTAATCCAGTTGTAGGTCTGGCTATTGGAGAACGTAAAGTTCCCGCACTGTCAGAGCAAGTAGCTATACTTCAATTAACGCACGACCAAGTTCGGTTCTTCAAATATCACGATAGACATTCAGCGTCATTAAATACCGATGATTTTCAGAAGTTAAAAGAGTCAATCAAGGAAAACGGCCAGCATACGCCTGGTTTTGTTCGAAAAACAAAAGACACAACAGAAGATGGTCGTGTTGTTTACGAGTTGGTGTCTGGACGTATGCGCTTTGAAGCAACGCGAGAGCTAAATGTATTCAAAGCTTTCCTGTTGAAACTAGACGACACTCAAGCGGTTGAATTGATGCTTAGTGAAAATGCGGAGCGTCGCAACATTACTCCTTTTGAACGCTATATGTCGATTGTGCCAATACTTAAAGATGGCATCATGAAACAGGTCGATTTAGCAGCAAAAATTGAATGGGACAAAGGAAATCTATCTAAAGCAGCGAAATCCATAGACTTCTATTTAGATTTAAATTTAGAACGATTTGTCGACGACCCACATAAAGTAAAATTGAATACGTTCTTGTCATTACATCAGCTTTACGTGTCACAGCCTGAAATTACCGCAGTGGCAATCGATGATATCGCTGACGCAAAACCTAATTTAAAAAATGGCACGTTCTTTCAAGCTGTAACCAAAGCAGTCAAAAAGGTCCTCGAGCCTAAATTAGAAAAAAGCCAAGATAGACATGTAGTCACTTTATCTGGTTGTGACGCGACGATTGAGAACAAAAATGGTCAGTTCTCTATTTCGTTCTCAGGGGTTCCCAGCTTTGATGACCTGACGCAATTGGCTCAATCATTGCGCGATTCGGATAGTCTAAAGCAGAACACTTAA
- a CDS encoding DUF1566 domain-containing protein has translation MIATLSLSVDAQTCKDHIPDSHTTGQFLDNFNGTVTDVVNGVVWQKCAVGQSYRQSTNARSGKPLSFKTRQDALNCVSVTDGWRLPNLKELGSKVQRSCLDPVIDLSILPFTPSAIFYSSPPNLLGAFGRDNVEGLIIDFKSGIEFT, from the coding sequence ATGATAGCCACACTCTCACTCTCTGTGGATGCACAAACGTGCAAAGACCATATCCCTGATTCGCATACAACAGGGCAGTTTTTGGATAATTTTAATGGCACAGTTACTGATGTAGTGAACGGTGTCGTGTGGCAAAAATGTGCTGTCGGTCAGAGTTATCGGCAATCAACAAACGCCCGCTCTGGTAAGCCGCTATCATTCAAAACTAGGCAAGACGCTTTGAACTGTGTTTCTGTCACTGATGGTTGGCGTTTACCAAATTTAAAGGAGCTAGGTTCGAAGGTGCAGAGAAGCTGTTTGGACCCGGTGATAGACCTCTCAATACTCCCTTTTACTCCATCGGCGATTTTCTACTCTAGTCCGCCTAATCTACTAGGCGCTTTTGGTCGTGACAACGTCGAAGGATTAATTATTGATTTTAAATCTGGAATTGAATTTACCTAA
- a CDS encoding S41 family peptidase has product MKNVKIFFESFKEYYLDFGLSNTDWNAVYESAISGVDATTSDEELFEIFYQAILNLNDTHVSISSGSIGTASINNKPVFWEVLLEEFMLLNNLGSTLPVELTQAANEYIDDSVNAFKQITASYAEEQSSITTFGDDALMWFQSSNIGYLAINKMAGLSPDLDLEGEIGQANTGINKALGELADTDALIVDVRFNNGGFDAVSMMYAKHLITNGGILASKEVSDHLGNMFTLNYELEPSSNAYTKPIFILTSASTVSAAEVFVLLMKSQPNVIIVGENTQGSLSDALEKSLPNGFKFNLSNEKYLSADGQWYEKSGIPADVEVPFLDYSSRQVGEDLAIEAVISLLD; this is encoded by the coding sequence ATGAAAAATGTTAAGATTTTTTTCGAAAGCTTTAAAGAATATTATTTGGACTTTGGTTTAAGTAATACCGATTGGAATGCTGTTTACGAAAGTGCTATCTCTGGAGTCGATGCTACAACAAGCGACGAAGAATTATTTGAAATATTTTATCAGGCAATTTTAAACTTAAATGATACTCACGTTTCAATATCAAGTGGCAGTATTGGAACTGCTTCAATTAATAATAAACCTGTCTTCTGGGAAGTATTACTTGAAGAGTTTATGTTATTGAACAATTTGGGTTCAACTCTTCCTGTGGAGTTAACTCAAGCTGCGAACGAGTATATTGATGATTCTGTGAATGCATTTAAGCAAATTACAGCTTCTTACGCAGAAGAACAATCCAGTATAACGACTTTTGGTGATGATGCGTTGATGTGGTTCCAATCTTCAAATATTGGCTATCTAGCAATCAATAAAATGGCAGGTCTCTCTCCGGACTTAGATTTAGAAGGCGAAATAGGTCAAGCTAATACTGGAATCAATAAAGCATTAGGTGAACTTGCAGATACTGATGCGTTAATCGTTGATGTCAGATTCAATAATGGTGGGTTTGATGCTGTGTCAATGATGTATGCGAAACATTTGATCACGAATGGTGGGATTCTTGCGTCAAAAGAGGTTTCGGATCATTTAGGAAATATGTTCACTCTTAATTATGAACTAGAACCTTCAAGCAATGCATATACAAAGCCGATTTTTATATTGACAAGTGCTTCTACAGTAAGCGCAGCAGAAGTTTTCGTATTGCTTATGAAGTCACAACCAAACGTAATTATTGTTGGTGAAAACACTCAGGGTAGTCTCTCAGACGCGTTGGAAAAAAGCCTACCAAATGGCTTTAAATTTAACTTATCTAATGAAAAATACCTTTCGGCAGACGGTCAATGGTATGAGAAATCTGGTATACCAGCCGATGTTGAGGTTCCATTTTTGGATTACTCTTCGAGACAAGTCGGTGAAGATCTTGCAATTGAAGCAGTTATAAGCCTTCTCGATTAA
- a CDS encoding efflux RND transporter periplasmic adaptor subunit: protein MTYFFQALDKGSKKIRRLSQFLFFASVICTNRALAEHKVEAEPVLPWKGGEQTIMYCRTEATFRHILSSHAEAEVKWILPVGSKVKKGELVAVQHDFYLEQREKILKAEIESAENNYLYDLEEFNRLKLLGKQELISSSDLDSLELAYRQAQLRSQTLKVELSTVQYQLLHLKHYAPFDGVVSSINIQPGSWAVQGQTVLDLTPEVPNQLNCRLTLTLFEEYERLNDARFYLDNEELSLLRISNELDIAGQFMTVYLRLPEAQQLFFGQRITVALEKPRIGLFQISYDALNIDAQTYFVWSIDNNNLIHKHLVEVKRTIPQGFVVRSDLQEGDRVILNGKKGLKESMKVEMREEKKH, encoded by the coding sequence ATGACCTACTTTTTTCAAGCTTTAGACAAAGGTTCTAAAAAAATAAGAAGGTTGTCACAATTCCTTTTTTTTGCGAGCGTAATTTGCACAAATCGCGCACTTGCAGAACACAAAGTCGAAGCTGAACCTGTTCTTCCATGGAAGGGTGGTGAGCAAACAATAATGTATTGTCGAACAGAAGCAACGTTTCGTCACATTCTATCAAGCCATGCAGAAGCGGAGGTTAAATGGATATTACCGGTAGGAAGCAAGGTCAAAAAAGGGGAATTAGTTGCAGTGCAACATGATTTCTACTTAGAACAAAGAGAGAAGATCTTAAAAGCTGAAATAGAGTCTGCTGAGAACAACTATTTATATGATTTAGAAGAGTTTAATAGGCTGAAATTGTTAGGGAAGCAGGAACTAATTTCTAGTTCGGACTTAGATAGTCTGGAACTAGCCTATCGTCAGGCGCAATTAAGATCCCAAACTCTAAAAGTTGAGCTAAGCACAGTGCAGTATCAATTATTGCATCTTAAACACTATGCTCCTTTTGACGGTGTAGTATCCAGTATAAATATTCAGCCTGGTTCCTGGGCAGTTCAAGGGCAAACAGTACTAGATTTAACTCCTGAGGTGCCGAATCAATTAAACTGCCGTCTTACTCTTACATTATTTGAAGAGTACGAAAGGCTTAACGATGCTCGTTTCTATTTAGATAATGAAGAACTGAGTTTATTGAGAATAAGTAACGAGTTAGACATAGCAGGACAGTTTATGACTGTTTATCTCCGATTACCTGAAGCACAGCAATTGTTCTTTGGGCAAAGAATAACCGTCGCTCTGGAAAAACCTCGGATCGGTCTATTTCAAATTTCATACGATGCGTTGAACATCGATGCTCAAACCTATTTTGTCTGGTCCATAGATAATAATAATCTCATCCATAAGCATCTAGTTGAAGTTAAGAGAACAATACCTCAGGGATTTGTGGTGAGATCTGATCTGCAAGAAGGAGATAGAGTGATTCTTAATGGAAAAAAAGGACTTAAAGAGAGTATGAAAGTAGAAATGCGAGAGGAGAAAAAGCATTGA
- a CDS encoding efflux RND transporter permease subunit, with protein MVFLGIAATFKLPYSLLPEVVRPQIALVTDWPGKSSAEIEQALIAPMERQLSLIRYVKRLSKQCHYRSSLDDFEFSS; from the coding sequence TTGGTTTTTCTAGGAATAGCTGCAACTTTTAAATTACCTTATTCATTGCTTCCAGAGGTTGTTCGTCCTCAAATTGCCTTAGTTACTGATTGGCCTGGGAAAAGTTCTGCTGAAATCGAACAGGCACTTATTGCGCCGATGGAGCGACAGTTGAGTCTCATTAGGTATGTTAAAAGACTATCAAAGCAATGTCACTACAGGTCAAGCTTGGACGATTTTGAATTTTCATCCTAA
- a CDS encoding efflux RND transporter permease subunit produces the protein MLKDYQSNVTTGQAWTILNFHPNTDMKKAYTQVLARLNQIPEWPAQVQKPRVIDYSRDAGSTLASLFLYSESEITEEELVLAYRSYVEPSLSKISGIEQINLDSNRAEQRIDIEFYPEKLALYSLTLEHVATRLSRLADSSGGGLEFGTREYRLLFRGQSQFEELEDLAIGISEQKIIRLKEVAKVHKRFAFDWSYSAFKGHKAMYFYIQPASSINALEVLQSLKAAVSEMNEGPLSNTGIKLALSRDNSISIKNALWLVYGSIAIGVILACCVLYCFLRSFRSLFLIFISIPVCLAIVLLLMFLCERSLNLISLAGMALSIGLLLDTSIILVENIQRLRSEGLETINAIHVGTSQVTGALVSSTLSSILIFAPILLINTNASNLFEDLAFTVSSALLASLLVAIILIPAFARYMLKDEFVDKSTESKLNGWENFVCAPSRKRVLAIIWVVLAVPGALIMVWLSSPQLDLLPDPKEELVMVYIAFDEPKSVLSAKNQVGRVIDSRIEEQKHLLGSPNFEIHGQFCSPTYCLLFFYPEGIWNLDEFRKWIEAQLVGDLVGVNAFVYQGSLLRLAMPDSRSSQLDLKGADLATLQSTGTTLLQRLKLTFPEARITELVPFGNTLPSIEFYPNNDKLAFYGININELNSQLVTLTGGRYLGRFYSGGDSLPFYFKGKEPEHLHELLETELVFPEHGPVPLRELVSTNIILSPGSLYRTNGLASVSLNLIPPEGMPIGLFVERVKKEVSQFIINHKEIYVEYRGSADSLSVFLDEFGKMFLVALVGLLLLMRLTLSSWSLALSVLLSMPLALAGGMLSLNLLNLWVPQNLDVITLIGFMILMGLVINNAILFASHFEQAIFEGKERIGAIESAVKSRIRSIYMSTLTSILGMLPLVLNPGVGAEIYRGLATVIVGGMTFSALFTLSFMAAILSCRSFCVKLCPDEANLH, from the coding sequence ATGTTAAAAGACTATCAAAGCAATGTCACTACAGGTCAAGCTTGGACGATTTTGAATTTTCATCCTAATACGGATATGAAAAAAGCCTACACACAAGTTCTTGCAAGACTAAATCAAATACCAGAATGGCCAGCTCAAGTACAAAAGCCCAGAGTTATTGATTACAGTCGTGATGCAGGTTCGACCTTAGCATCTTTGTTTTTGTATTCAGAGAGTGAAATTACTGAAGAGGAATTGGTACTAGCATATCGTTCATATGTAGAACCTTCACTGAGCAAAATATCAGGCATAGAGCAAATCAATTTAGATTCTAATCGGGCAGAACAAAGGATAGATATAGAGTTTTATCCAGAGAAATTGGCTCTCTATTCTTTAACTCTTGAGCATGTAGCAACTAGGCTTAGTCGTCTAGCTGATAGTTCCGGTGGGGGGCTTGAATTTGGTACCAGAGAATATAGGTTGTTGTTTAGAGGTCAAAGTCAATTCGAAGAACTTGAGGATTTAGCTATTGGCATCAGTGAACAGAAGATCATTCGTTTAAAAGAGGTAGCGAAAGTTCACAAACGATTTGCATTTGACTGGTCTTATTCTGCATTCAAAGGCCACAAAGCAATGTACTTTTATATCCAACCAGCATCATCAATTAATGCGTTAGAAGTCTTACAGTCGTTAAAGGCTGCTGTATCAGAAATGAACGAGGGGCCGCTATCCAATACAGGTATTAAACTTGCCCTTAGTCGAGATAATTCTATATCGATAAAGAATGCTCTATGGTTGGTATATGGAAGTATCGCAATAGGGGTAATCCTTGCGTGCTGTGTGTTGTATTGTTTTTTACGTAGTTTTAGATCTCTGTTTCTAATATTCATTAGCATTCCAGTATGTCTCGCTATTGTGCTGTTGCTAATGTTTTTATGCGAAAGAAGTTTAAACTTGATATCACTCGCAGGTATGGCGCTTTCTATAGGCCTTTTACTAGATACATCTATTATTCTAGTTGAGAACATACAAAGGTTACGCTCAGAAGGTCTAGAAACGATTAATGCGATTCATGTTGGAACTTCACAGGTGACAGGAGCTTTAGTTTCATCAACATTGTCTAGTATCTTAATTTTTGCCCCTATTTTATTAATAAATACTAATGCTTCGAATTTGTTCGAGGATTTAGCATTTACAGTATCAAGCGCATTACTAGCATCACTTCTGGTAGCTATCATATTGATACCAGCCTTTGCTCGATACATGCTTAAGGATGAATTTGTAGATAAGTCAACAGAGTCTAAACTGAATGGTTGGGAAAACTTTGTCTGTGCTCCTTCGAGGAAGAGAGTTTTAGCAATTATTTGGGTAGTGTTAGCTGTACCAGGTGCTTTAATTATGGTTTGGCTATCTTCGCCACAGCTCGACCTGTTACCTGACCCAAAAGAAGAACTGGTGATGGTTTATATTGCATTTGATGAGCCTAAATCAGTTTTATCTGCAAAAAATCAAGTCGGTAGAGTGATTGATTCTCGAATAGAAGAACAAAAACATCTCCTTGGAAGCCCAAATTTTGAAATACATGGTCAGTTTTGTTCCCCCACCTATTGTTTACTCTTTTTCTACCCCGAAGGAATTTGGAATTTAGACGAATTCAGGAAATGGATAGAAGCTCAATTGGTTGGTGATCTTGTTGGAGTGAATGCTTTTGTGTACCAAGGAAGCTTGTTAAGATTGGCGATGCCGGATAGTAGAAGCAGTCAATTAGATCTGAAAGGTGCTGACTTAGCAACTTTGCAGAGTACAGGTACTACTCTGCTGCAAAGACTAAAACTGACTTTTCCTGAAGCTAGAATCACAGAATTGGTTCCATTTGGCAATACCCTCCCCAGTATAGAATTCTATCCAAACAATGATAAATTGGCCTTCTATGGAATAAATATAAATGAGCTTAATAGTCAACTGGTTACATTAACCGGTGGTCGTTATCTTGGTCGTTTTTATTCTGGAGGCGATTCTTTGCCTTTCTACTTTAAAGGGAAAGAACCTGAACACTTACATGAATTGTTAGAGACGGAGTTAGTATTCCCGGAACATGGTCCTGTTCCTCTGAGGGAATTAGTGAGTACTAATATCATACTTTCTCCAGGTTCTCTCTACAGAACAAATGGTTTAGCTAGCGTCTCTCTTAACTTAATCCCGCCGGAAGGCATGCCAATCGGCCTCTTCGTTGAAAGGGTCAAAAAGGAAGTGTCACAATTTATCATTAATCATAAAGAGATCTATGTTGAATATAGGGGAAGTGCTGACAGTCTCTCTGTTTTTCTGGATGAATTTGGGAAAATGTTTTTAGTAGCGCTAGTGGGGTTGTTATTGTTGATGCGTCTTACCTTGTCTAGTTGGTCACTAGCTTTGTCCGTACTCCTTTCTATGCCATTAGCTTTGGCTGGAGGTATGCTCAGTCTAAATTTATTAAACTTATGGGTTCCACAAAACTTAGATGTAATAACACTTATAGGCTTTATGATATTAATGGGGTTAGTGATCAACAATGCCATTCTTTTTGCGAGTCATTTCGAGCAGGCCATTTTTGAAGGAAAGGAAAGAATTGGAGCTATCGAAAGTGCTGTCAAAAGTAGAATACGGTCGATCTATATGAGTACCTTGACAAGTATACTGGGAATGTTGCCACTTGTTCTCAATCCAGGTGTTGGTGCTGAGATCTATCGAGGTCTGGCTACAGTGATTGTTGGAGGAATGACCTTTAGCGCTCTATTCACTTTGAGTTTTATGGCCGCCATATTATCGTGCCGTTCCTTCTGTGTAAAACTGTGTCCTGATGAGGCAAATCTTCATTAA